AACAGGTGAACTCGACGGTCAAGAGCTTGATCAAGGTTATCAAGATGCTCACATAAAAATAGCTTATATACTATCACCTCATAACCTTTTTAAATCAATCATTTTAAAATGAAGGTCCTATTTCAAGGATAtactcagtacacacacacacacacacacacacagatatcgaCACAACCACTCCATACCAAAAATCAGCAAACTGTTAAATAAAGAATTGCACCTCTGTACCCCATGTTACAAAACTGTCAGTTGTATCCTGTCTCCAATGTTTTAtagcaaaaacacacatttacacacaagaATATAAGTGCATGAGTAGCATTATCAATGTAACATAAACACATTTGTCCTACAGTAATTTAGCAGAAATTATcaacatatttttttatttagcgACTAACTGACTCTTAGTTTGGACTTTTGCTTCATGAACAACTTTGCCAACAGCAGGTGTGGAGATCAACACTTTGTGGTAATTAAGACTCGTAATCTGTAAATCTGATTGGGCCATCTCACTGGGGCATAGACAACCATTTCACTTTGAATCAAGTCTGATGCCGTAATCCTAACAAGGCCATATGGAGAACAACTGTTCCTGTAGTCAATAGTACTGACATGGTGAAAGCACAACACCTGCTGGCCTTAAGAGGATAAGACGTTTCAGAGATGTGTGCGTCTTAAGACTTCATCAGTGCTCTACTTTGATTGCAGAGTGCCATTTGCTTAGGAAGtgtcatgaggagagagggacatggtCAGTGTCTTTCTTAACTGAGGCCATTTACTGCAACCTCTGTGACTGAGACCATTAACATAAAAACAGCTGAAAAGAGTTATCAAAGTCTGCAAGAAGAAGGGTTTTGAAGATTTGAATAGAAGAAATACAAGAATGGCGATGATGTACAGGTCACCTTCACTCCTAACAAGCGAGCTGCTACCACTGTATGGAGGAAACCAGGACCCTTACACTTCCAGTGATGACCATGCCCAGGAGGTGAGAGTCGTTACATATATATAGATGCCGCTTTAACCTTTGCATGAATGTGATTAATAGAGTATGAGTGGCCAGAAGTAGAATTGTCAATCCAAATCCTTCCATGTACACTTCCTTGGGTTAGCTTGTGAGTACCCCAAGGAATGCTTTTTAGTGTTTTAGGTTGTTGTTTGGTAATGAGAAGTGTCCAGGCAGCATGGCTAGCATACAGTttcaacatacagtatattcataTCGCAAGTACAAAGGAATTTTCAAGTAATAGTATTTGCATTCAAGAATACATAATTTTCTTACAATGACACATAAACATATGTATGGCTCTGGACATATGTGACACCACCACAATAACTCTACACGCTGGTATTTTTGGCCTAACTTCAAATGATAAAAAATACCCTGCATTGAGCTTCACTAGACACTAGACACTATCACTAGATTTAATTTTGATGATGCACGCATCTCTAGCAAATTATATTATctattataaaataaaataaacaaaactaaCTAAAAATGTCAAACATAACTTGACTGAGTACTTACCATTGTCAGGAGAATGAGATGGCTTCAGCAGGGCCACCTAGGTCCATCTCCCTGAATGACTacagcatggagagagaggagcctggccATGGGCTCCGTCAGGCGTACTTCTCCAACCAGGAGTACtactggaggctggaggagctgaagagAACCCACCTCAGGAACATGGCTGAACTGGAGAGGATGTACATAGGCAGGTCAAAGGTCCCCAGTGAAGAAGAGGGAAGGGATTCTGGTCTGAAGAGAGAAGAAACTTACGATTCTCCCAGGTTTGATATATCTAGCGCATGACAAGATATGCTGTGTACTCTCTTCTACATTTCTtaacatacttaccttgatTATTTCAATTAAATATCTATGCATATATGAATCTTTCTGTTTTTCAGTCTGAGGCTGGAGAATGCTGGATCCATGCCAATCAGGACACTGCAGCAAATCGTATCCGACGAAGAGCTCGACTTCAATGACACCTCCAGTGTTTcaaaccaatcagagagcagcagagggaACAACCACACTGAACTGGAGTTGGTGGACAAACCCAAGGCCTCAAAAAAGAACAGAAATATGGGGCGGTAGGTGTAGCTCTTTATTCTCAAACAGTTTGATTAAAGTTAGCTCCTCTTTGGTCCAGCAGTGGATGTTTAGAACCTGAACATCTAGACATAATCACACTAATATTATAGAGTGAAGAAATAAGAGATAAGAGAGGAATCAAGCTTGATTATGTTCTCATTGACAGGGACAGACAGTCAAACCAAGCTGGGACAGTCATTACCCAAAAGCGATCAAAAAGCCAAGTCAAAGTTAGCAGCCCTAAAAGCCAGGTAAAACTGCTGCGGCAAACTCAGAGCCATGTTGGAGCCCGCAGTTCCAGAGTGACCATTCCCCAGCCTTTCCAGATgacagtcagggaggaggagaagaaacagcGAAGGGTGCGTACACGCTCAGAGGTGGAGCTGGAGAACTCGCTGTTGCGCCGGGAGCTGGACGAGCTCAGGGAGTGCGGGAGGAAGTTCAGAGCGACGCCCGCTCCGTCGCACACCAGACGGCCCCTTTACGAGGTGGTCAGTCACCGCCCACAACAGCAACTTGGGCACCGTACCATTATCAGCTGGAATCGAGGCAGAGGGAACCGTGGTGGCACTCATGCAAATAGGGTTGCTGGTGGCATTCGTCCTACCTCCTCCACACTTCGTCCTTTCAGCTtcctggaaagagagaggaagaagagggagcaGAAGATTCTAGCTGGGTTAGGGAACCTGGAGcccaaagaggagaggagagtcttCAAAGCCAGGCCTATGCCAAAATTTGTGTACAGCTCCACCCAGAGGCAAGAGGGAAAAGAGCAGTTGACCAACACCACAAAACCAGGCCCCAGGTCATTTATCTTCAGCACACTGTTGGATGAAGAgccaagagaggaaagagaggacacAGAGGGGAACAAGGACACATCACTGGACCCGGAATTGAGGTTCCACCACTCGCATCAGGAAATGCAACCACAGTATAAGAGCTACTGGAGGCATCCCTCAATCAAGATGGCAGCATTGCCCCTGAACCAACGAGAGCTCCTATTGGGGATGGAGCTGGAGAGGAAGCGGGTAAAGGAGAGGGAGTGGTCCTATATTGACCCACTCCAGACAGCTGGCTTCAGTGTCAGTCATTGCACAAATAAAGAAAGCTCATTAGCCAACAAGAGTGACTATATTAGTGTGTGAGGAAAT
This DNA window, taken from Osmerus eperlanus chromosome 6, fOsmEpe2.1, whole genome shotgun sequence, encodes the following:
- the LOC134022754 gene encoding protein FAM161A-like → MAMMYRSPSLLTSELLPLYGGNQDPYTSSDDHAQEENEMASAGPPRSISLNDYSMEREEPGHGLRQAYFSNQEYYWRLEELKRTHLRNMAELERMYIGRSKVPSEEEGRDSGLKREETYDSPSLRLENAGSMPIRTLQQIVSDEELDFNDTSSVSNQSESSRGNNHTELELVDKPKASKKNRNMGRDRQSNQAGTVITQKRSKSQVKVSSPKSQVKLLRQTQSHVGARSSRVTIPQPFQMTVREEEKKQRRVRTRSEVELENSLLRRELDELRECGRKFRATPAPSHTRRPLYEVVSHRPQQQLGHRTIISWNRGRGNRGGTHANRVAGGIRPTSSTLRPFSFLERERKKREQKILAGLGNLEPKEERRVFKARPMPKFVYSSTQRQEGKEQLTNTTKPGPRSFIFSTLLDEEPREEREDTEGNKDTSLDPELRFHHSHQEMQPQYKSYWRHPSIKMAALPLNQRELLLGMELERKRVKEREWSYIDPLQTAGFSVSHCTNKESSLANKSDYISV